CAACGATTTACCCGTGCTTTTCTAAAGACTAAACTTTTATCAAACTCACGTTATTCATCAATTTATCTCCTTTATATTCATTTCTGTTAGGACTTACGCATTTTCTCTTAAAGTCCCCCTGATAAGGGGCGGGGAAGCCCACACGGGAGACCTCATACCCGGGGAAGTCCATACGGACTTCATACCCGGGGAAGTCCATACGGACTTCATACCGTTGATTCTGATTCTGATTCTTTAGGGGGTTAAACCACGGAAATACACTGTTTTTTGCCCAATTTGCGTAAGTCCTGTTTCATAAGAATTTCTCCATTTGAGTGTTTGAAAAACTTTTGATAGGGTAAACGCTCTGATATTTTTGTCACAGAGGCATTCAATTGTCCCATAATTTCGATGTTCTGCTTGATCCCTCTTCGCTGTAGGTTAGTCTCCGTCTCTGACGAAGAACTGTGTCCGATCTATTTCGGAACAACGAATGCAAAACGACCGCTGAGGTCATCCCCTTCAGGATCGGATGCATTAAACAGTCTGTCGGGACGTGCTTCATCTTTGGCATCAACGGTAACATTTGAAATCAGCCATAGACCGATACCGGTTTCAGGATGCGGGTATTTATCATCCCGCACGACACTGAAAATCTTTGGGACGCCATCAGGAGTCAGAACAAACGGTTCACTCGCTACAAAAAATTCTCCCAGCCGCTCCTTGGTTATCCAGTGTGGTGTATAGTGTGGCTGGTCGATAAATTGCAGACGCAGCTGCACCGCAGTTTCAACAGGGCACGTTTCGAGCCCCATCTGTCTTGCGCGATTATAAATGGTACCAAGGGGGACGAGCGCATCCTCAGCAAACCCCATCTCCAGCATAGAAACAACAACGATATCAACCGTTATCTCCGCTGCCATCACCGGAAAATCCGGGTTTTTAAGGGCTTGTATCGACCATGGACTGATCTTACATTTTTCTTCGATCAGGGCGTTTAAAAGATCAGTACCACTCCTATAGGTTCTGAATGTTAGGGTAAAATCAGGAGTGAAACTCTGGGCATCTATGGTAAAATCAGGAGCGAAACCCGTTTCATCTTTTGGGTCTTCAGCATTGCGCATAAAGTAAACAGTGTAAAGTTTCTGAAGATGTGGAAGGTAGCGGTTGCCGACACTGAGGATCAATAGGGTTGCTACAACCACAGCAGTTCCAATCGCTACCCACGGCAAGAACGGTTCCATTTTTGAAGAAGGTGTCGGTTTCATGTCAACAACTTTTTGCATGATGTTCTGCTTTAGACTTGATGATATCTGTACGCCACCGAGAACTTCTTGGATGAAGGGTTCTTCCTCTTCTTGTAACCGTTTTCGGGCACGATACAGCCGAACCTTTACCGTCTCCACGGACACCCCCAGGAATCTGCTAATCTCCTTCATCGTCATTTCACCGAGATAATGAAGCGTTATCACCGTCCGTTCACGCTCCGGCAATTTTGCCAAAAGTTTTTTGACGATTTCAAAA
This window of the Candidatus Poribacteria bacterium genome carries:
- a CDS encoding RNA polymerase sigma factor, producing the protein MRENSVEREDDAQLVHVVLSGDDTAFNMLVEKYQKSVHALVWGKIGDFHYAEELTQDTFLRAYQKLPTLRNPSKFSRWLYAIANRLCLNWLHKQKPAKQMQSLEDTPVAEVAKSDYEYYVSEQRETEATEHRFEIVKKLLAKLPERERTVITLHYLGEMTMKEISRFLGVSVETVKVRLYRARKRLQEEEEPFIQEVLGGVQISSSLKQNIMQKVVDMKPTPSSKMEPFLPWVAIGTAVVVATLLILSVGNRYLPHLQKLYTVYFMRNAEDPKDETGFAPDFTIDAQSFTPDFTLTFRTYRSGTDLLNALIEEKCKISPWSIQALKNPDFPVMAAEITVDIVVVSMLEMGFAEDALVPLGTIYNRARQMGLETCPVETAVQLRLQFIDQPHYTPHWITKERLGEFFVASEPFVLTPDGVPKIFSVVRDDKYPHPETGIGLWLISNVTVDAKDEARPDRLFNASDPEGDDLSGRFAFVVPK